One part of the Bdellovibrio bacteriovorus genome encodes these proteins:
- a CDS encoding thiol-disulfide oxidoreductase DCC family protein, with translation MRNVVFFDGVCHLCNGFVDAVISRDKNHTYLFAPLQGTTAEEVLSAQDRTNLDTVIYFESGKLYYRSAAILKILTGLGGAYKLFALAWIIPGPLRDVFYKLIAKNRHSWFGEREFCRLPTPAERSYLLP, from the coding sequence ATGCGAAATGTGGTCTTTTTTGATGGCGTCTGCCACCTTTGCAATGGTTTTGTCGATGCTGTGATCAGCAGGGACAAAAACCACACTTATCTCTTTGCTCCTCTGCAAGGAACAACCGCCGAAGAGGTTCTGAGTGCTCAGGACCGGACCAATCTTGATACAGTGATTTACTTTGAGTCAGGCAAACTTTATTACCGTTCTGCCGCAATCCTGAAGATCCTCACCGGCCTCGGTGGAGCCTACAAACTTTTTGCGCTGGCCTGGATCATCCCCGGCCCTTTGCGTGATGTGTTTTACAAACTGATCGCCAAGAACCGCCACTCGTGGTTTGGCGAACGTGAGTTTTGTCGCCTTCCAACCCCGGCGGAACGTTCTTACCTTTTGCCGTAA
- a CDS encoding Na/Pi cotransporter family protein, producing MIDSGNSYFILLVSGVALFLYGMSMASSSLEKLMAGKITGLLNHLSQSKFLAILTGVILTTLMQSSGAVTSMLVGLGSARVVNLRQVMGVIIGTAIGTTLTVQLISLDLTQYALPVFTVAFAFYFKAKKTVFKNLSLVFMGFGLLFFGMKLISISSHHFAENPMLTEVFQSLRDNPGYSLLISVVFCAFVQSSAVTIGLAMSLATVKAITFYDAMLWVYGANIGTTSVALIAAAGGNYIGRQVAWAHFFYKTLSVVIFYPFTQIFIDFLMTFDTTQSRSIANAHLIFNVLSSIIFFPFINKGAELIEKMFPKAASEEFGTEFVNMNNYQSSALAISYANREIMRTADIVLGMIKDSLRLFETNDPKDFDSIKDRDNKVDFLYRETKMFLLDHANKSTTVVHQNVMNMIMFLSDVERAADAIDINILALAIKKNALKLEFSDEGWAEIRQMHEQVVKVASMAINAYQNKELAEAAIQLKRDLAKTEISLRENHISRLNRGLNTSINTSSIHLDLLSEYRRIASLLCNHAYNQRSQS from the coding sequence ATGATCGACTCGGGCAACTCGTACTTCATTCTCCTCGTCAGCGGGGTGGCACTCTTCCTTTACGGAATGAGCATGGCCTCCAGCTCTTTGGAGAAACTGATGGCCGGAAAAATCACCGGCCTCTTGAATCATCTTTCGCAAAGTAAATTTCTGGCCATCCTGACCGGGGTGATTCTGACCACCCTGATGCAAAGCTCGGGGGCGGTGACGTCCATGCTGGTCGGTTTGGGCTCTGCCCGCGTGGTCAACCTGCGCCAGGTGATGGGCGTGATTATCGGAACCGCCATCGGTACGACCCTGACGGTTCAATTGATCTCTTTGGATCTGACCCAGTACGCCCTGCCAGTGTTCACCGTGGCATTTGCATTCTATTTCAAAGCCAAGAAAACAGTCTTCAAGAACCTGTCCCTGGTCTTTATGGGGTTTGGCTTGCTGTTCTTCGGGATGAAGCTGATTTCGATTTCCTCCCATCACTTTGCTGAAAATCCAATGCTGACCGAGGTTTTCCAAAGCCTGCGTGACAACCCTGGATATTCCCTGCTGATCTCTGTGGTGTTCTGTGCCTTCGTGCAAAGTTCGGCTGTAACAATTGGTCTTGCCATGAGTTTGGCAACCGTCAAAGCGATCACCTTCTATGATGCCATGCTGTGGGTGTATGGTGCGAACATCGGAACGACTTCTGTGGCATTGATTGCCGCAGCCGGTGGAAACTACATCGGCCGCCAGGTGGCCTGGGCGCATTTCTTCTATAAAACATTGAGCGTGGTGATCTTCTATCCATTCACGCAGATCTTTATCGACTTCCTGATGACATTTGACACCACCCAGTCCCGGTCGATCGCCAACGCGCATCTGATCTTCAACGTCCTGTCTTCGATCATCTTCTTCCCGTTCATCAACAAGGGTGCTGAACTGATCGAAAAGATGTTCCCGAAAGCAGCCTCTGAAGAATTTGGAACCGAGTTCGTGAACATGAACAACTATCAAAGTTCAGCTCTGGCCATCTCTTATGCCAACCGCGAAATCATGCGCACGGCGGACATTGTTCTGGGCATGATCAAGGACTCCCTTCGTTTGTTTGAAACGAATGACCCGAAAGACTTTGATTCTATCAAGGACCGCGACAACAAGGTCGATTTCCTTTATCGCGAAACCAAGATGTTCCTTCTGGACCACGCGAACAAATCCACCACAGTGGTACATCAGAACGTCATGAACATGATTATGTTCCTGAGTGACGTTGAGCGTGCGGCAGACGCCATTGACATCAACATCCTGGCCCTGGCGATCAAAAAGAACGCCCTGAAACTGGAGTTCTCTGATGAAGGCTGGGCAGAGATCCGTCAAATGCACGAACAAGTGGTGAAAGTGGCCTCCATGGCCATCAATGCCTATCAGAATAAAGAGCTGGCGGAAGCCGCCATTCAGTTGAAGCGGGACCTGGCAAAAACCGAGATCTCTTTGCGTGAAAACCATATCAGT
- a CDS encoding (deoxy)nucleoside triphosphate pyrophosphohydrolase, which produces MTKQPVLVVAAVIQRQEDPEGRILVVRRGPGQSGAGFWEFPGGKVEAGEAPEQALVREIMEELALSVRVHELIGEEDFAYPSKTIRLRVYWASVKGGEDLVLSEHDDFKWQRPEEIDVMALSAADRPFVELIQKTYGKR; this is translated from the coding sequence ATGACCAAGCAGCCGGTGTTAGTCGTCGCCGCCGTGATTCAAAGACAGGAAGACCCTGAAGGGCGAATTCTTGTGGTTCGCAGAGGCCCCGGCCAGTCCGGAGCAGGTTTTTGGGAGTTTCCAGGCGGGAAGGTGGAGGCCGGCGAGGCTCCCGAGCAGGCCCTGGTCCGCGAGATCATGGAAGAGCTGGCCCTCAGTGTCCGGGTGCATGAGCTGATTGGTGAAGAGGACTTTGCCTATCCGTCAAAAACCATCCGGCTTCGGGTGTATTGGGCATCGGTGAAGGGCGGCGAGGATCTGGTTCTGAGTGAGCATGACGACTTCAAATGGCAGCGGCCTGAAGAGATCGATGTGATGGCACTTTCGGCGGCGGATCGTCCGTTTGTTGAGTTGATTCAAAAAACTTACGGCAAAAGGTAA